One Candidatus Hydrogenedentota bacterium DNA segment encodes these proteins:
- a CDS encoding family 10 glycosylhydrolase encodes MLKLIPLILLAAAGSTTSPADLSGPWQLFVDDGGIAAKSNVSRVYHAFEKSPANPVLAPEKPWEGGTVYVYGTVLPAEDGPGYRMWYHSWAGGEYHNLYAESDDGLRWAKPSLGLVEYDGGKENNILFRRTKEDHNPQVIYTPWESAPERRYKLLNWDYGRTPPVNVVSGYYGATSPDGIHWTDAPQNPVLVDPVGDVGNFTWDALAERYLGYPKKFAEVRGFRRRCVGFAETKVFESWPAQTLVLEPDEFDDRWASGPVEHTDFYGLCAFPYESMYIGFLWVFRITAKGDDGPIFVELVSSRDGKNWIRQEAPRTPILPLGPEGSWDDGMLFTTNHPLVEGDTIKLYYGGFDGTHKDDNAKAAIGLATMRKDGFASLDAGAEEGSVTTAPVKNTGGQLAVNYAARGGSLRVEVLDDQGAVIEGYGRDDSMPLTGDSTSETLRWKSSPILPQNHERIQLRFILQNASLYSYEVRPNTAADMKAARKAAAWRKRRIMYNDDGCDTRPFTTPDEFLALRLKQVANTQVDTISYCTGGGGLFWGHIPKVGEALGEFVTDSDEQYVKDLSAGLHALEKQGTDPLALAVKFGHENGMATFWSCRMNNIEDSFAPWSRSRWKREHPEYLFGVPEDYDKYEMTDPRKWWAALDFAVPEVREHLLNIFDDVFTRYDIDGIEMDWFRHPRFFRETNEDLPATPEHVAMMNDFMRKVRAQADAVGAQRQRPLLVACRIPLSVERCLAIGLDVETWLEEDLVDLLILGGDLGPMAMAPQLRTMVALARRHEVPALANICGSGLQPAHTYHTNEAWWAAAMNAWNSGVDGIYTFNLFPTEPDERLSRLGSPDTLKGLNKIYAIDAIEPRDFWGFDRAALVVPDRLPIALVPNESVIAMLPIGEDLAANAPEGKVPQVCLRIRVSAAAEGDSLHVTLNGADLGAATPEAPRGATPAPAWFELSPPVQDFRVGDNEVEVRFATSRAVEGGSVQLDRLELIVRYIETTTEQASIP; translated from the coding sequence GTGCTCAAGTTGATCCCCTTGATTCTCCTGGCCGCCGCCGGATCCACCACCTCCCCGGCCGACTTGAGCGGGCCCTGGCAGCTTTTTGTTGACGATGGCGGAATCGCGGCGAAGTCCAATGTCTCCAGGGTCTATCATGCCTTCGAGAAGTCGCCCGCCAATCCCGTGCTGGCGCCGGAGAAGCCCTGGGAAGGCGGCACCGTTTACGTGTACGGTACGGTGCTGCCCGCGGAGGACGGTCCGGGCTATCGCATGTGGTACCACAGTTGGGCCGGCGGCGAATATCACAACCTCTACGCCGAAAGCGACGACGGTCTTCGGTGGGCCAAACCCAGCCTGGGCCTGGTCGAATACGACGGCGGCAAGGAAAACAACATCCTTTTCCGAAGGACGAAGGAGGACCACAACCCGCAAGTCATCTACACCCCGTGGGAGAGCGCGCCGGAGCGGCGCTACAAACTCTTGAACTGGGACTATGGCCGCACACCGCCGGTGAACGTCGTGAGTGGATACTATGGGGCAACCTCGCCCGATGGGATTCACTGGACCGATGCGCCGCAGAACCCGGTGCTGGTGGATCCCGTCGGAGATGTCGGCAATTTCACCTGGGACGCGCTTGCCGAACGTTACCTTGGCTATCCGAAGAAGTTCGCGGAGGTCCGGGGCTTTCGGCGGCGCTGTGTGGGCTTTGCGGAGACAAAGGTGTTTGAATCGTGGCCCGCACAAACGCTGGTGTTGGAGCCGGACGAGTTTGATGACCGGTGGGCTTCGGGCCCTGTGGAGCATACCGATTTCTATGGCCTCTGCGCCTTTCCCTATGAATCCATGTATATTGGATTTCTCTGGGTTTTTCGAATCACCGCGAAGGGGGACGACGGCCCCATCTTTGTGGAGCTGGTGAGTAGTCGGGATGGCAAGAACTGGATCCGGCAGGAAGCGCCGCGCACGCCGATCCTGCCGCTGGGCCCCGAGGGCTCCTGGGACGACGGCATGCTCTTCACCACGAACCATCCGCTGGTTGAGGGCGACACCATCAAACTGTACTACGGCGGATTCGACGGTACGCACAAGGACGATAACGCCAAAGCCGCCATCGGTCTTGCGACGATGCGCAAGGATGGCTTCGCCTCGCTGGACGCCGGCGCAGAGGAAGGCAGCGTCACCACCGCGCCCGTGAAGAACACGGGCGGCCAATTGGCGGTCAACTACGCCGCCCGGGGCGGCAGCCTGCGCGTGGAAGTGCTGGATGACCAGGGAGCCGTGATCGAGGGCTATGGCCGCGACGATTCCATGCCACTAACGGGTGACAGCACCAGCGAAACGCTGCGCTGGAAGTCGAGCCCGATACTCCCCCAGAATCACGAACGCATCCAGCTCCGCTTCATCCTGCAGAACGCCTCCCTCTATTCCTACGAAGTGCGCCCGAATACCGCGGCGGACATGAAGGCGGCGCGAAAGGCCGCCGCCTGGCGCAAACGCAGAATCATGTATAACGACGATGGCTGCGACACCCGACCATTCACCACGCCCGACGAGTTTCTGGCGCTCCGGCTGAAGCAGGTCGCGAACACGCAGGTGGACACCATCTCCTACTGCACCGGCGGTGGCGGTCTCTTCTGGGGGCACATTCCGAAAGTCGGCGAGGCCCTCGGAGAGTTCGTCACGGACAGCGATGAACAGTACGTGAAGGATCTGAGCGCCGGACTCCACGCTCTGGAAAAGCAGGGCACCGACCCCCTCGCACTGGCCGTCAAGTTTGGTCATGAAAACGGTATGGCGACCTTCTGGTCCTGCCGAATGAACAACATTGAAGACAGCTTCGCCCCATGGTCGCGCTCGCGATGGAAACGGGAACACCCGGAGTATCTCTTCGGTGTGCCCGAGGACTATGACAAGTACGAGATGACCGACCCGCGAAAATGGTGGGCCGCGCTCGATTTCGCCGTTCCCGAAGTGCGCGAACATCTCCTCAACATCTTCGACGACGTCTTCACGCGCTACGATATCGACGGCATCGAGATGGACTGGTTCCGCCATCCTCGCTTCTTTCGCGAAACGAACGAAGACCTGCCCGCGACCCCGGAGCATGTCGCCATGATGAACGACTTCATGCGCAAGGTGCGCGCCCAGGCCGATGCGGTGGGCGCGCAGCGGCAACGTCCGCTTCTCGTGGCCTGCCGTATTCCCCTGAGCGTGGAACGCTGCCTGGCCATCGGCCTCGACGTGGAGACCTGGCTGGAGGAAGATCTGGTCGACCTGCTGATACTGGGCGGTGATCTTGGCCCCATGGCCATGGCGCCCCAGTTGCGCACGATGGTGGCCCTGGCCCGTCGCCACGAAGTCCCCGCACTTGCCAATATCTGCGGTTCGGGCCTTCAGCCCGCCCACACCTACCACACGAACGAGGCCTGGTGGGCGGCGGCCATGAACGCCTGGAATTCGGGCGTTGACGGCATCTACACCTTCAATCTCTTCCCCACCGAGCCCGACGAACGGCTCAGTCGCCTCGGTTCGCCCGACACACTGAAGGGACTGAATAAGATTTACGCCATCGATGCCATCGAGCCCCGTGACTTCTGGGGCTTCGACCGTGCGGCGCTCGTGGTGCCCGACCGCCTTCCGATCGCGCTCGTGCCAAATGAAAGCGTGATCGCAATGCTGCCCATTGGAGAAGACCTCGCCGCCAATGCCCCGGAGGGCAAGGTGCCGCAGGTGTGTCTCCGAATACGCGTGAGCGCGGCTGCCGAGGGCGATAGCCTCCACGTTACCCTGAACGGCGCAGATCTCGGGGCGGCGACGCCGGAGGCCCCCCGGGGAGCAACCCCGGCACCCGCCTGGTTTGAACTTTCGCCGCCCGTCCAGGATTTTCGGGTTGGCGACAATGAGGTGGAGGTGCGATTCGCCACCTCTCGCGCCGTCGAGGGTGGTTCAGTGCAGTTGGACCGTCTGGAGCTGATCGTGCGCTACATTGAGACTACGACCGAACAGGCATCTATCCCGTAA
- the gatC gene encoding Asp-tRNA(Asn)/Glu-tRNA(Gln) amidotransferase subunit GatC, which yields MSKISLQDVEYVAGLAQLDLDDAAKARMAQEMSDILTYMDTLNSLNTDGVEPMMHAMPMTNVFRDDVVAPSLPRELALRGAPVHDDEYFIVPKILDVEGGGA from the coding sequence ATGAGCAAGATATCTTTACAGGATGTGGAGTATGTGGCCGGTTTGGCCCAGCTCGACCTGGATGACGCCGCGAAAGCGCGGATGGCCCAGGAGATGAGCGATATTCTGACGTATATGGACACGCTGAATTCGTTGAACACGGATGGCGTGGAGCCGATGATGCACGCGATGCCCATGACGAATGTGTTTCGCGACGACGTGGTGGCGCCTTCGCTGCCCCGCGAGCTGGCCCTGCGCGGCGCGCCGGTGCATGACGATGAGTATTTTATCGTCCCGAAGATTCTGGATGTGGAAGGCGGTGGCGCATGA
- the gatA gene encoding Asp-tRNA(Asn)/Glu-tRNA(Gln) amidotransferase subunit GatA, giving the protein MTKWYEKTAFEIREAVASGAVSAVEVTRSYLSRIEAVDGQVGAYTQVWHDHALAQAAAIDAKIAAGEPVGAMAGVPVSLKELICTTEGFTTCSSRILQGFRSPYNATVTEKLLAADAVLLGKVNMDEFAMGSSTENSAIQKTSNPWNLDCVPGGSSGGSAASVASDTCAMSFGSDTGGSIRQPAAFCGCVGLKPTYGRVSRYGLVAFASSLDQIGPLTKDVTDTALAMNVICGKDPHDATSADLPAEDFVAGLKGGVKDLRIGLPKEFFIDALGSEVRSLVEASAAVLKAQGAEIVEVSLPHSEYAVTVYYIVAPAEASANLARFDGVRYGFRHPAANNVTEMYVKTKSEGFGPEVQRRIMLGTYVLSSGYYDAYYLKAQKVRRLITQDFDEAFKQCDVILTPTAPTPAFKRGEKSKDPLEMYLNDIFTISTNLAGVPALSMPCGLSASGLPVGVQLIGKAFDEATLLRTAYCYEQHSGLNLGKAAIG; this is encoded by the coding sequence ATGACGAAGTGGTATGAGAAGACGGCCTTCGAGATTCGCGAGGCCGTGGCCTCCGGCGCTGTCAGCGCCGTGGAAGTTACCCGGTCCTATCTGAGCCGCATCGAAGCGGTGGATGGCCAGGTGGGCGCCTACACCCAGGTGTGGCACGACCACGCGCTGGCCCAGGCGGCCGCCATCGACGCAAAGATCGCGGCGGGGGAACCCGTGGGCGCCATGGCTGGCGTGCCGGTGTCGTTGAAAGAGCTTATTTGCACGACGGAGGGTTTTACCACCTGCTCCTCGCGCATTCTGCAGGGCTTTCGCAGCCCCTACAACGCCACGGTGACGGAAAAATTGCTGGCGGCGGATGCCGTGCTCCTGGGCAAGGTGAACATGGACGAATTCGCCATGGGCTCCTCCACGGAGAACAGCGCGATCCAGAAGACCTCGAACCCCTGGAACCTGGACTGCGTACCGGGCGGCTCCAGCGGCGGTTCGGCCGCCTCGGTGGCCTCCGACACCTGCGCCATGTCCTTTGGCAGCGACACGGGCGGCTCGATTCGCCAACCTGCTGCTTTTTGCGGCTGCGTGGGCCTGAAGCCGACCTATGGCCGCGTCTCGCGCTACGGCCTGGTGGCTTTTGCCTCGTCTCTGGATCAGATTGGCCCCCTCACGAAAGATGTGACCGATACGGCCCTGGCGATGAACGTAATCTGCGGCAAAGATCCCCATGACGCCACGAGCGCCGATCTGCCGGCAGAAGATTTCGTGGCTGGCCTGAAGGGCGGCGTGAAAGACCTGCGCATCGGGCTTCCAAAGGAATTCTTCATCGACGCCCTTGGCAGCGAGGTGCGTTCGCTGGTGGAGGCGAGTGCGGCGGTGTTGAAGGCCCAGGGCGCGGAGATTGTGGAGGTGTCCCTCCCCCACTCCGAATATGCCGTGACGGTCTACTACATCGTGGCCCCGGCCGAGGCGAGTGCAAACCTGGCCCGCTTCGACGGCGTGCGCTACGGCTTCCGTCACCCCGCTGCCAACAACGTGACCGAGATGTACGTGAAAACCAAGAGCGAGGGTTTCGGGCCTGAAGTGCAACGGCGGATCATGCTGGGCACCTATGTGCTCTCCAGCGGCTACTACGATGCCTACTATCTGAAGGCACAGAAGGTGCGTCGCCTGATCACCCAGGACTTCGACGAAGCCTTCAAGCAATGCGACGTGATACTCACACCTACCGCCCCCACGCCCGCCTTCAAGCGCGGCGAGAAGTCGAAGGACCCGCTGGAGATGTACTTGAACGACATCTTCACGATTTCCACAAACCTCGCGGGCGTGCCGGCCCTCTCCATGCCTTGCGGCCTGAGCGCCTCCGGCCTGCCGGTGGGCGTTCAGTTGATCGGCAAGGCCTTCGATGAGGCGACCCTGCTGCGCACGGCGTATTGCTACGAGCAGCACTCGGGCCTGAATCTGGGCAAGGCGGCGATCGGGTAG
- a CDS encoding DUF1016 family protein, protein MSELTSTDYPGFLMEVKNRIRRARYQALRAVNKELLELYWDIGESIYQRQESLGWGKAVVENLARDLQAEFPGRNGFSAQNLWFMRQFYVEYIGDSKLQPLVRDLSWTKNVVIMTRCKDALEREFYLRATARFGWTKAVLQHQIDNKSYEKYLLNQTNFDDALPEDMRAQASLAVKDHYTFDFLDLADEHSERELERALVNNLRRFLSEMGGTFTFVGNQHRIEVGGKEYFIDLLLFHRRLRCLVALELKIGSFEPEHKGKMEFYLEALDAQERLEGENAPIGIIICRDKNKTVVEYALRSAGRPIGVATYTVVPELPEAFRAELPSPEAIAERLRLWAEGHGADNE, encoded by the coding sequence ATGAGCGAATTAACGTCCACTGACTACCCCGGCTTTCTCATGGAAGTCAAAAATCGTATCCGACGTGCCCGATACCAGGCGCTGCGGGCAGTCAACAAGGAGCTTCTTGAACTCTATTGGGACATTGGGGAGTCCATCTATCAGCGTCAAGAGTCGCTTGGATGGGGTAAGGCTGTGGTCGAGAACCTGGCACGCGACCTCCAGGCGGAGTTTCCGGGCCGAAATGGGTTTTCAGCGCAGAATCTTTGGTTTATGCGCCAGTTTTACGTTGAATACATCGGAGACTCAAAACTCCAACCATTGGTTAGAGATTTAAGTTGGACCAAAAATGTCGTCATCATGACCCGATGCAAGGATGCCCTGGAACGTGAATTCTACCTACGCGCCACCGCCCGATTCGGTTGGACAAAGGCCGTCCTCCAGCACCAGATTGACAATAAGAGTTACGAAAAATACCTGCTTAATCAAACCAATTTTGATGATGCCCTGCCGGAGGATATGAGGGCACAGGCCTCCCTGGCCGTGAAGGATCACTACACCTTCGATTTTCTGGATCTGGCCGATGAACACTCCGAGCGCGAGCTCGAACGCGCTCTGGTCAACAATCTGCGCCGGTTCCTATCGGAGATGGGCGGCACCTTCACTTTCGTGGGTAATCAGCACCGAATCGAAGTGGGAGGAAAGGAATACTTCATCGATCTGCTCCTCTTTCACCGGCGGTTGCGGTGTCTCGTTGCACTTGAACTCAAAATTGGCAGCTTCGAGCCCGAGCACAAGGGGAAAATGGAATTTTATCTTGAGGCCCTGGATGCTCAGGAGCGTTTGGAGGGCGAGAACGCTCCGATCGGCATTATTATCTGCCGCGACAAGAACAAGACTGTTGTGGAGTACGCGCTGCGATCCGCAGGCAGACCCATCGGCGTTGCGACTTACACGGTGGTTCCCGAACTCCCTGAGGCTTTTCGTGCGGAGCTACCCAGCCCCGAAGCGATTGCCGAGCGCTTGCGCCTGTGGGCTGAAGGGCATGGGGCAGACAATGAGTAG